TTAAGCAGCAACGTTACACCTAAAGGGCCCACAACGTCCAAGAAAACAGGTTTTAGTATCAATGATCATCGTTATCGACAACTACGACTCGTTCACGTATAACCTGGTTCACCTCGTCGGCGCGCACACAACAGACATCGAGGTGATCCGCAACGACGTGCAGACCGTTGATGAAGTGCTCGCAAAGGCGCCGGCAGGCTTGCTTATTTCGCCAGGACCAGGCAGACCGCAAGATGCCGGCATTACTAAAGCCCTCATCGAACGCGCCGGACCACAAATTCCTTTGCTTGGTGTATGCCTAGGCCACCAGTCTATTGGCGAAGTATTTGGCGCCAAGGTAGACTACGCCCCTGCCCTGATGCACGGCAAAACCAGCA
Above is a genomic segment from Bacteroidota bacterium containing:
- a CDS encoding aminodeoxychorismate/anthranilate synthase component II, which translates into the protein MIIVIDNYDSFTYNLVHLVGAHTTDIEVIRNDVQTVDEVLAKAPAGLLISPGPGRPQDAGITKALIERAGPQIPLLGVCLGHQSIGEVFGAKVDYAPALMHGKTSKIFHDGQSIFEGIEDGFTATRYHSLVVNPDTVPDTLDVTAKTEDGIIMGLRHKTFPIEGIQFHPESILTEAGAAMVANWLKQVANFNTAAVSR